ATAGATGCCCTCCCTGTCGAAACAACAGACTGTCCATAAACGGGTTGCTGCTATGTATACCTACCCATGTTTCAATTTTCTTCCATTCATTCTCTTTAGATCTGCTGCAGAGCCAAAGGTGGCATACTAACATTTCTAGGCCTGTTATCTTTGGTACAGATATAGAAAACGATCTTATATCTTTCTGGTAATACATAGAATGTTGCTGGTCGTTAATCCGTGGTTTGATTCTTCTGTGAGTTTTAGTTTTTTGTTATGATTAATTTGTGTTCATGGATGTGATAGTTGCATTTTGCGCTTGATATTGGTCAGTTTTTTTGGCCAACCTGTTCTTGTTCGAAGATGTGGTATTCAGTCTGGCGTTGCCTTTGCTGCTGTCAGTTTTCGCATGGGTACAAGAAATTGTTGAAGGAAAATAAGCGGGCTAAGTTTTTTCCAGGCAAATCGTCAATTTTGCTGGACATGTTTTTTCAGGCAATTCGTCAATTTGATAGTTCAAGCTACTGTTATATCtggatttagaaaaaaaaatataaatcttgATATAGCACGGAACGTTGCACAAAATTTCCATACATCTGggtttagaagaaaatttgaaaatgtGAGATACttactccgtttcatattataagttgttttgatttttttagttaaaaattttaagtttgattaagtttatacaAAATATATTAACATTTTAAACGCAAAACAaacattatcaaaatatattgaatgctacatttaatgaaactaatttgatattgtagatgttattatatttttctataaacttggctaaacataaagaagtttgattagaaaaaagttaaaccggtttataatatgaaacggagttAGTAGCAGATAACATTTCACAAAATTTCCCTACCTCTgggtttagaagaaaaaatataaatttgagATGGCATATAATTATGGGGGAATAGAGCTAACTGCTAGCTATAGTTTCTATCCTCTGATTTTCGTCGTCTATTGATTTTAGTCGGTTTCGTACATGCGGGGTCCATTCAGGTCGCTCTCCCACATGCATGACATTGGATCAACGCTTGCTATGTCCGTTTTCAATTGATTTGTTTCCAACGCATAGCCCCATGATTAGCCATATACAACTGCATTAACCACGGCAGCCCTGGTTCTATCCAGCAACGGTTGTATAGATTGAAAGCAAATTATTATATTCAATAAACTTTAGTTTCAAATAAATAGTAATAATCTCATAAAAAccgtaatatattttaaagtatTTATAAAATTCCTAATCTTTTTAAACTATCAGCATgccaatatatatattcattacgTTTTTAACTATCCAGCTTAAATAAATTGATAAACATGAATTAACTCATGCTTAATactcttatttttctttatcGAGATACATGCTTACGAAGTTGAAAGTAAGTACGACTTGATACAACAATGCAAGTTAAAGTCACGATCTGTAATACCCCGATACTAAAATCAAAGCGTCATGATTCTTACCAAGCTTTTTTTCCCGGTCAACTAGTAATTGATTAGTAACTCgtacaataataataattatgtgATATTTCAGGGTATATTATATCTGAACCTCTCATTGAACAATAGTTTACGCTGGCGTAGTTAGATCTCACCCTGGTTTGCTGAGTTGTGTTCTCGTAGTAATAATAAATCCATAATCAGCCTCCATAATAATTCGGCCGTGTTTAATTTCCCAAATTCTtaactttctatcacatcacatcacattgaaaacttttctatacacataaactaCCAACTTTTTCTCTAAACTATCAACTTTCTCCTAACTTCTCAACTTTTTCACCATCTAAACACAGTCTTCATAATGTGCGCATAATTCTTATATTTAAATCGGAGCTCTTGTTGGACACGTTTTTATGGAATGACCGGATTGATTTCATAAGAATTCAAATCGAATACTTGTGAAATTATATACCCTGGCCTAAGGTCTCGCTCTCACTCACCGACGTCACCGTTCCTTTATATTTTCACtaatctatacctaattaaataaGAATTCGTTTATAGAATAACCAAATCATACGGCGATTTGGCCCTCCCACGAACAAAACCACCGGTACACCGccccggcgcggcgcgcggagaCGTGTCCCGATCCAACTCACGAATTGGGGAGCACACAACAAAATTCCGATCCAACCCTAAGCCCGATCCGCCCTAGCAcgatcccctcccccctccccgtcTCCGatccccctcctccacctcagatCTCCGGCGAGCCGATCGaatcggcggctgcggcggcggcggcggcgcgatgtCGGGGCAGACGCAGCGCCTGAACGTGGTGCCGACGGTGACGATGCTCGGGGTCATGAAGGCCCGGCTCGTCGGCGCCACCCGCGGCCACGCGCTCCTCAAGAAGAAGTCGGACGCGCTCACCGTGCAGTTCCGCGCCATCCTCAAGAAGATCGTCGCCGCCAAGGAGTCCATGGGGGAGGCCATGAGGGCGTCCTCCTTCTCCCTCGCCGAGGCCAAgtacgtcgccggcgacggcgtccgCCACGTCGTCCTCCAGTCCGTCCGCTCCGCCTCCCTCCGCGTCCGCTCCCACCAGGAGAACGTCGCCGGTGTCAAGCTCCCCAAGTTCACCCACTtcgtcgaccccgccgccggctccgcTGGGCCATCCAACGCGTCCCCCAGCCTCACCGGCCTCGCCCGCGGCGGGCAGCAGgtcgccgcctgccgcgccgcgcacGTCAAGGCCATCGAGGTGCTCGTCGAGCTCGCCTCGCTGCAGACGTCCTTCCTGACCCTCGATGAGGCCATCAAGACCACCAACCGCCGTGTCAACGCGCTGGAGAACGTCGTGAAGCCGAGGCTGGAGAACACCATCAGCTACATCAAGGGGGAGCTGGACGAGCTCGAGCGTGAGGACTTCTTCAGGCTCAAGAAGATCCAGGGTTACAAGAAGAGGGAGATCGAGAGGCAGATGGCTGCAGCCAAGCAATTCGCAGAGGAACAGCTTGCGGAGGAGGTTGCCCTCAAGAGGGGTATCTCTGTGGGTGCTGCCACCAACATGTTGGTTGCCGGTGGAGAGAGGGACGAAGACATCATCTTCTGATCATCTTCGGTCATACAGTGATTCAATCGGTGCGTAGTATTGATGCTTTATGCTATTTTTGTGATCTGATATTGGAAACCTCTCATAGATGTGTTCACAGTGGCACATTCTTTTCATAAGaactacaattttaatatatcaGACTTCAGTATTAGTTAAGTTGCATCAATTAGAGATAACTGTTTTTAGGAACAGTGGTTCTTAGATGGATGCAATTTACTTTGTTAGATATGTCAAGATATCAAACTAATGATCCTATTCAAGCTTTGTATCGTTGATTGGAACTAAGCTGCTGTTGACAATAGCCATGATTGATTATATAGTTATTCTTATTAGATGATTGACATTCAACTTcacattatcttttttttttttggcaaaagtgTTGCCAACTGCACGGTTATGCTTTATAGGATTGAAGTGTAGTAAATAAGCTTTAGTAAATGAATATTAGTCACCTATATGACCAATTGACCAGCCAAGCTTCATACCTAGATCGTCTATTGTAGCCATGTGCTAACTAATCGAGTTTAATAGGCAGGTCGGTCACCTTGAATGTATTCCTCTGTGCATGCCATTAAATCAATAGGTGTGGTAGGATCTTACAAATAAAATAGATAAGTGCCAATTTGTAGCATTACTTATATATGGGCTTAAGCATTGCACTGTTTAGTCTCCATGTATAAATTGCAGGCAACATATTAGAGAAGTGAAGTTGGTTTATGTACTTTTAGGAAAGCATCGTGATGGTACATTAGTACTCCTTAAATATCAAGGTTTTATTATTGAGGAGTTTTATGTTtcttatcaaaattttactTTAGTTTCAATCACATCAACACATCCCAAGATAAATATAAATTGAGTTAACCACTAAAGCAGATAGGGATGGCTGATGTTTGATAGAGAGAGATGGGACATGGTAATGCCAGCATGCCAAGGAGATTAGTTTTGTTTTGCGTAGAAATCATGAGTTGTGTTGTCAGAAGTCATGACAAATGTTAAATGCAGTGCATGTGTATCTGGGTTAAAACTGCAAGCTGATCCTTCAACTCTGAAGGCCAGATGAATTTCAAGTTGGACCTGCTAGTTTGCATGAACCAGAGGTTCACTGGACATGGATTCTTTGTGCTATGAGTCGCTGAGTTGCATTTCCTTTACAAAGCAAACTAATAGCGGAGCCTTTAGTTTACTTTAAAATTTTATGACAGTTCAAATTTATCAAAACCAAGGCCATTTTCCATAACCACTGTCCACTGATGAAGCTGAAGAATAAAAGTTTAGATTATCATTTAATCTTGACAAACTGGAATTGAGCATAGATACATGTGGTCTTTCTGCTTTTTGACAGATGTGCTACCTACTGTGGCTGAAATTGTTTCTTCTGTTCATTTGTGACACCAGCTTTAATAATGTGGACTATTGTAGCATTCACATGTGGAATTAATAACTCTGTTTCCCAAAAGTTTTCACGCTGTTGCTTCTCTTTGCAGTGGTGGAAATAATAAGTTGTGATGCTGGAGCTCCAGAATCGCACCTGTTTATAGAGTGGCGGAGGTTTTGTTTCAGGCGGTAGTCTGGACTCTGTTCATCCAAAAGACCACAAATAATTTGTACTTGGAACCAACCAACGGATGGATTGTTTATGTGCAGTTTTCGTAGTTAATTCAATTGGGCTGTATTTCTTTGCCATGTTCGTTTTAGCTATATATTTGTTTGGAAAGGTGTTCGTTGATTGGGGTTTCGCAAACTGAAGCTGCAGACTCGAAGTGTATTTCGATCTGGTTGAGTAATTCTGTACTCTGTACTGTAGCAGCACACTTTTCGTTCTGAATTGTCGTGGATGGGAAAAGAATAATTAAGCTCTCATTTTGCCGACTGCTGCTAGGATAAAAACCATCTGCGCATAAAGCTTCTCGAGAATTTCACATTTCTATCGATCCTGAAGATTTTCATATAAAGCTGTTCATCCCTTGGGCAggaaaaataaattccaaaacgGCCTAGCTCAAATCTTCCGGTTAAGTTTCAGCAGTGGAGAGTTTCAAGAAAGACTACTATCCCTCTTTCGATGAGAAAGGGTCAGAATATACATCCTCTATAACTCAGATCGACGGAAACACGTGTGTTACATCTGAAACACATCCCTCTTTCGATGAGAAAGGGTCAGAATATACATCCTCTATAACTCAGATCGACTGAAACACGTGTGGTACATCTGAAACACACCACACTGAAAAACTATCCATCTGCGCAAAACCCAAGACGTTGAGACAACATGAAGTCACGACTCACGAACAGTTCCCTGTCCCTCCCTCTACTATTATTATCCAATATATAGAGggaaaaaacataattaatatgAACCAATTTTGGCCGCGTGTGTGCTGTTTCCAGATGGGCCATCACATGGTCTCAATTCTAAACAACTATTACACGAGAGAACCCAATCAATTATACAAGCATTTAACAAATTGTCTCGGTCAATATACAACATGAAAAGAATCTTGTCTTGAATAGAAAGGGCCTCGAAGCCATGAACAAGGCAGAGATGATTGATGGCGCATTGCAGCTAACTCTCTGCCAGCAATGGTGGGACAAAACTGTAATTCTGGAGCGTTTGCTCAAAGATATGCCCTATTCTCAGCAAATTCCCCTAGTGAAACAGAAATAAAACAGATCATTGGTGGATTTTCAAATAGAAGAAAATTGCTAGAAAAATACAAGAATGAGAAAATAAACTGCCAAGCATGGAACAAGTGATATTGGTGCGCCAGCATTCAAGATCAACAATAGCATTTTATTACCTCACTGAAGGGGGATCCAATCATCTGAAGTCCAACTGGGAGCCCCGCAGATCCACCCTCAACAAATCCACAAGGCACAACCAATGCAGGGAGACCAGCCAAATTAACATTCACCTGCATCAGTCATTAGACTACCACTCCTTAAGATTCTCCTACTGCAGAACGTTTGACATCACTTGTGACCATGAGATTATCTACTAGAGGTTAGTAGTTTTACCAACATGTACCAAATTTTGCAAGAACTAGGAAGTTGCAGAATGCAGCAGACAATGGATTACTTTGGAGCAAACCCAAAAGTAGCTGTAAATCTAAACAAGAGAAATATGCTAAGGATTGTTACCGTCATGGTATCTCCTGCATACATAGCTAATGGATCATTTATCTTTTCACCTGCCAAAATTTATTGAGTTGTCAATCCTGAAGGAAAGCAGTGAAGGAATCATACAATAAATAATCATATTATTAGCATACCTATCTTGTAAGCTGCTGATGGCGCAGCAGGTGAAACAAGAATATCGTATCTTTCCAGAGCTTCTTTGAAGCTTTTCTTAACCAGTGTCCTTACCTACTACAGTGAAcgtgattattattttttttttggttgcacaAATGCCTGCTGAGATGTAAAAATTATCAAAATGCAAAGTGCATAGGATGCTACTGTCTTATCATTACCTGTTGTGCTCGTTTGTAGTATGCATCATAGTATCCAGCAGATAAAGCATAAGTTCCCATCAAAATTCTCATTTTGACCTGAAAAATAATCAGAACAATGTTAGATTGTTTGTTTTCTCATGCAAATTACCAGCAAACGATTTGCGGTCCATGTGATGCACAAAAAACTTGCCGTATTGGTTATAGATAGCTAAGTTAGTCATGATAAGTTCCAATAATAAGAGATGGAGGTTGGTGGGAGTTGATGGACTACCTCGTGACCCAGACCGTTAGCCCGGGAACCTCCATAAAGTTCATTCAAGTCATCGCCTGAAACCTGCCTCCCATACCTGTAAACGATACCtggaaaatataaatatttctaacttTAAGAATACAGGGAAAATGATGAGATTAAAGTACAGAAATATCACCTGATACCATCATAACGTGATAGATTAGAAGAGGCTTCAGATGAAGCCAGTATGTAATATGCGGGTAGGCCAAGAGAAAATGAAGGCAGAGAAACCTGAGAAGTAGAACAgcataaatattttaatttttcaacaACTCAGTGTGAAACAAGAAATAACGTACTTTTTAGTGTAAGAGAAGAGTAACAAACCTCTTCCACCACTGATCCCAATTGTTCCAAGTGAGAAGCAGCATCCTTGATTGATGATATGACTCCAGTTTCTACACCCTCACCAAGAGTTTCTTGAATAATTCCAATTCTCATACCATTTAATGGTTTTGATTCTAGCAAATCTAGTGGGACCAACTCTGATTTATAGTCTGAAACATCCTATAgaagcaaccaaaaaaaaacagattcaGCAAGCCTACGCATTCTGTCTTCTAGCTCCAAATCCAATTGCACATGTGTAAATCTTAAGGTGACCAAAATCATGGTAAGATAATGGAACAAAACTGTAAACCTACCATATTTTTTATATGCAATGTATTAAATCAGAACTTTATAAGATGGAGATGGACAACAGTTAGTTTCTCTTTGCCAAATCAATGTTAAGATTGTTAACCACAAATTTATTACAAGATTGCCATCAGTATCACACCACAACACACTAATGTCAGGATTTATGGGAATGATCAGACATCAAGATAATCAGTCACAGAAAGATAGTTGTCAATGCAACATAGGATCTTGCTGGGCAAGTTTTTGTTTCTGATATCTACATTGCTTAGAAGCTGAGATAAATGTTTTTTAGCCCTAGCTATTAAACTGGAGTATAGATGCCTAAGGATCACTAGATTTCAATTCTGTAACAGTTGAAACAGACAAAAAACATATCAGAATTAAAAAGGTAAAGGAAAAATGTAAGACAAGGATATGTTTCAGTTCCATACATGAGAGCTACTAGTTGAATCCATTTTGTCATGGCCAGCAATTACTGACAAGATTGTCGCAGTGTCAACAACTGATGAACCAAAGCATCCCACAACATCTAGTGATGAAGCATAAGCCATGAGGCCGAAACGAGAAACCCGGCCATAGGTTGGCTTTAACCCTACCACACCACAAAATGATGCTGGCTGTCTCACACTTCCACCTGTATCACTCCCTAAGGATACCACACATTGTCTAGCAGAGACCGCAGAAGCAGAACCACCTGAGGATCCCCCAGGCACACGTGAATCGTCCCAAGGGTTTGTTGTGACCTGCATATACCACCATTAATACCAGTCAGATCACCCCATATCTACACTTTGCTTCAAGCATTATAATGCTTTGTTATCATGTTATGCAACGGTTAAAACCATAGGTGAAGCACTTGCTAAGAAAATACTCCTATGCTACAAGAAGCCAACCAGCGATATGAACTGAGTTTCACACTGATAAGTCCAAATATACAATATCTGTGTTTGATTTCATTGGACTTCACTAACAAATATAAACACATTTTTGCTGTTCTAGATTACAAACTTTAACGAATTCTGACTAGAAAGATACAATGAACTGGTCTTAGTGTATCCAAACCTGAAACCCGGAGCCCTCTGTAGTGCTCCCCATGCCGAACTCGTCTAGGTTAGTCTTCCCCACAACAATGGCGCCCGCCTCACGAAGCCGCCGCACCGCAGTGGCATCGTACGCCGGCTGGTAACCGTCCAGTATTCGCGACCCACCTGTGGAGGGCATATTGGCGGTGCAGAGGTTGTCCTTCACGCCGACGAGCACCCCGGCCAGAGGCCCCACCGCATCCAGCCCCTCGGTGGCAATCCTCCGGtcgagctcctccgcctcccgctcggcggcggcgtccgccaCGTGGATGAAGCTGCGCACGCTCGGCTcggtgcggcggaggcgggagaGGTATTCCGCGGTGATCTCCGCCGCGGTCCTCTCGCCGGAGAGGAGCGACTCGCGGATGGAGAGGATGGAGGAGGGGGCGtgggccgccgcggccgccaccgtcTTGGCGGGAGCGGacgggagggaggagacggcggtgaAGCAGCGGAGGTGGGGAGAAGGGAGGCGTCGGTGGGACAGGAGGAGGCGCTGGGCCTGGAgaggcggcggcatggcggcggccggaggggaggctCTCCGGCGAACGCCGCCGCGCGTGAGTGTGGGGGTTCGGGGTTTTGGGGCGCAGCAGATGAGGCgtggagaggggaaggaggtgTGCATTCGGGCTTGGAGATTGGATTGGGGTAGACGGAATGGATCGTTCGATTGAGGACACGTGTCCCTGTGACGATTGGTGGCCGCACGATCGGAATTGGCGGCCCTTCTGTActcgaaaaaaaaagggactgCAGCTCCAAGACCATTTCTGCAAAATTTGAGAACGTTTTGTTCCAAAGAGAGCTTAAAAGTTAAAACTAGTTTGTTTTCACATTAGAAACTCATCACATgcgtaaaaaatatatttaaatgtcTAAATTCACTGTTCTAGATGTACAGTTATTCAATGTTGTAGCTTGTAATTGTCAGTAtcgtataaaaaataatgatttGCACCTCTTTTATAAACATATTATTGTTCTAGATATAACTACGTAGTTAAAGAAATGTATTGTTAACCCCACAAAAAAGGTATTGTTAAAAAATATGGAggcacattttttttacttaatttTAGTTACTCTTTTCTCTATGTTACATCTCATATTTAATCATACCTTTATCTCTCATAATTCATATTTCAAGAACGTAATCAATTTTGTTTATCCTAATTCTCTTATATCTCGTGTATTAGAAAAACTATACTGTAGGTATTAAAATTTAGGACATAAAACGAAACAACTGttcttcttaaaaaatatgACTAAAAGATATAGCCAATAAGAAAATATAC
This window of the Oryza sativa Japonica Group chromosome 4, ASM3414082v1 genome carries:
- the LOC4337176 gene encoding V-type proton ATPase subunit D translates to MSGQTQRLNVVPTVTMLGVMKARLVGATRGHALLKKKSDALTVQFRAILKKIVAAKESMGEAMRASSFSLAEAKYVAGDGVRHVVLQSVRSASLRVRSHQENVAGVKLPKFTHFVDPAAGSAGPSNASPSLTGLARGGQQVAACRAAHVKAIEVLVELASLQTSFLTLDEAIKTTNRRVNALENVVKPRLENTISYIKGELDELEREDFFRLKKIQGYKKREIERQMAAAKQFAEEQLAEEVALKRGISVGAATNMLVAGGERDEDIIF
- the LOC4337177 gene encoding glutamyl-tRNA(Gln) amidotransferase subunit A, chloroplastic/mitochondrial; the protein is MPPPLQAQRLLLSHRRLPSPHLRCFTAVSSLPSAPAKTVAAAAAHAPSSILSIRESLLSGERTAAEITAEYLSRLRRTEPSVRSFIHVADAAAEREAEELDRRIATEGLDAVGPLAGVLVGVKDNLCTANMPSTGGSRILDGYQPAYDATAVRRLREAGAIVVGKTNLDEFGMGSTTEGSGFQVTTNPWDDSRVPGGSSGGSASAVSARQCVVSLGSDTGGSVRQPASFCGVVGLKPTYGRVSRFGLMAYASSLDVVGCFGSSVVDTATILSVIAGHDKMDSTSSSHDVSDYKSELVPLDLLESKPLNGMRIGIIQETLGEGVETGVISSIKDAASHLEQLGSVVEEVSLPSFSLGLPAYYILASSEASSNLSRYDGIRYGRQVSGDDLNELYGGSRANGLGHEVKMRILMGTYALSAGYYDAYYKRAQQVRTLVKKSFKEALERYDILVSPAAPSAAYKIGEKINDPLAMYAGDTMTVNVNLAGLPALVVPCGFVEGGSAGLPVGLQMIGSPFSEGNLLRIGHIFEQTLQNYSFVPPLLAES